The segment TATAAATCCATATCAAAAAATGGCTTTGCAAATGGAGGTACAGCTCCGGATGTTAAGCCAGTTAATTTTTTTAACTCATCACTATTGACAAACCTCAGTTTCTTTACGCCAAATTGTTTTTTAATTGCATTTGAATCTATTTTTTTTGAGGCGCTCAAAACAAAGATTTTAAAATCATTACCCACTTTCATAATGATTGCTTTTCCTCCTATAGAAAGATCTTCTCCACGGGCTTTAGCTGATTGGGCTGAGGTTAATGTTGGCTCATGTTGAATTAGAGCAAATTCGATTTTTTGTGATTGGAGCCAGAATTTAATTTCTTCAAACATAAAGCAAGGTTTTATACAAATATAGTAATTGAAATGAGGTTAGCTATCGAGTTTTTATTGCTTAGATGGCATTAACCGATTAATTAAAAAAATATTAATTTTTAAAGAATATCTAATCAGGCAGATAGCATTCTTATTTTTTATTTCAGCAAAAATGGAAAACTTTGGTCTGCTTTTTGGAATAAGACAGGTATAATCTTTAAACATCAATGTCATGAAAAAATTAGCAATCATACTCGGGATACTTTTTATAGCCAGTCTCAGTTTACAGGCACAAAAAAGAGAAGAAAGAACTACCACCGCAAAATCATACAAAAAAGATGAGAAGAGCGAAAAAAAAGCAGAGAATAAGTCTGAAAAGAATTATAAACCAACAGTTAAAATCGAGAACCGTAAAACAATAAATTTAAATACTGTTCGATCCGCTGAAAAACGTAATACAAATTTAAATGTCCAAAGACCAAATAACCAATCTAAGGTGAATAGGAATTTGAATGTAAGACCCAATATTCAGAGAATTGGAAATGTTGACAATTCCAACAGAAGAATTATCCGCACTGACCGTCGTCCATTAAGTGTCGTTAGAACTCCAAATGTAAATAATATAAGGATCCGTCACGGGTATATTGATAATTCAAATCGTCGTTATGGATATTTGTCACATCATATTATGAATTTCCCGATGCGGGTAAGATATCCATTTTATAATAATTATCAGTTATTGCTCATGCACAGCTATCAGCCTCAAATAGAATATCCTTGGGCCATATATGAATCTGAGAATGGCGATAATACAGCTTCAATTGAAGGCGAAGTAATTGATATAGAATACAATCGCAGAACCAATCAGTATATCCTTCAATTTGGTCGTAAATCACCATATCAAAGTGCTACGGTTATTATTCCGGATTATCTTTCAAGACAACTCAATTATAGAGATCTTCGAAAACTGAAAAGAGATTATGTATCAGTGTACGGAAGATTTACTAATTATGGAAATGTTCCGACAATCATACTTAACAGCTTTGATGAATTTTATGTAAACGATATGACATTTGCAGATTTTATTTACAATAACTAAATAAATAACAGAAATCAAAAAGCCTGACCAGAATAAAGGTCAGGCTTTTTTTTGAATTGAATACCTGTATTTTTAAAACTAAAAACTTATAATTTATAACTTAAAACTTATAACTTATCCCCGTCTTATACTCTATTAAGTGAGTGCGTGGAGCATCAGGATTATTTTTGTTGATCGCATTTAATTGATACTTATAAACCGGGGAGAGGTTAAAATAGAAATGTTTGCTGAAAGGGTATTCCAAGCTTATCCCTATACTACTTTTGTAAATCAATGAATTAATATCATTGGTGTGGCCAACTGATTGATTGTTTCCCTTTCCAATAAAAACATTGTTTCTGACCAAAATATTTGCATTGAGTCCACCTAACAAATAAACGTCAATTTTTTGGTTGAGGATTTTATACTTAATAATAAATGGAATTTCGACGAATTCAAATTGCTGTATCAGATAATCATTGAATTGGGAGATTTGGTTGTTTAGATCTACATTCACCTGATAAACAGGGCTGGATCGACTTAGTAATACATTGGAAGTAAACTCAACGGTGCCCGAGTTTGTAAATGTTGAAAGCCGGTTATTATATGCTGCCTGATTCGATAAAACTGAATAATTCTGAATTTCTTGTCCTTGTTTTAGATAGTACAAGCCGGATTGTATGCTCCACTTTTCCGATAAGATGTAATTTACGGCAAGGCCACCGGAGTATGCATTAACAATTTCTTCAGAACTATTTGTAAGTGGCAAGCTTCCGGGTACGTTTGAAAAATCATATTCAGCCTCTGTCCCACTTCCTCGCTGGGGACTACTATTCGCATAGCTTGGCGAATACTCACCACCAATCGACCATCGATTTTTGATGTTTTTTGTTCGCGAGGCATCAGCAATCAAATTATTTTTTAATAAAAACTCATTTAAATCTGCTTCTAAAACTATGGGCAATTGTTTTTTCCCTTTTGATGGATGATTTAGTAGCCCGGACCATTCAAATTCAAGAATTATAGAATTGGCAGCAATGAAAGTCATTTTTGAAATTTTAATTTGATTCTCATCCTTCCGGACATCGTCTAAATCCGATTTTGCATATAAACTTTTATTGGTTGATATATTCATTGGATCGACAACTTTTTCAGGGTCCGGGACATTTTCAGCCAAATTTTCCCTAAAAGTTGGAGTTGGGACAATAATGCCGGAATCAATAATTTGAACAGTGGAGTCTGAAGCTAACTTTGTTAAGTTTGCCGGTGTAGTTTGTTGTTTATGATATAAAAATCCTATCCCGACAGAAAGTAGAATAATGATCATTGCTGCACTGGCAATAATTCTTCTGTAAAAAATCAATCTACGGTTCTTATCGGCATAATTCATACTATTGGCAATCTGCTCCCAAGCTTTTGGGGGCGGACTGACTTCAGCATTCATTAATCGCTGACGGTATATGTTTTCTTTATTTATGTCAGGTTTACTCATGTAATTTTCTCCCTGAGAGTTTAAATTGGTTCATTACTTTTTTTTGCAAATTCATTCTGGCCCTTGCTAAATTTGATTTCGAGGTTCCCTCGGCAATGTCAAGCATTTTACTAATTTCCTTATGCGAATAACCCTCAATTGCATAAAGATTAAAAACCATTTGATAAGCAGGGGGCAATTCCTGAATCATTTTAATGAGTTCACTGGTGCTGAGTTGACTTACTGCATCTCCATCTTCAATATATTCAGGATAATCGATATCTTCATTAATTGAATATAGAATTCTTTTTTTCCGATAGAGTTCGAGTGCTGTGTTCATAAATACTCTCCTTATCCAGGCTTCAAATGGACCATCACCTTTAAACTGTTCAATCTTTTGAAAAACTTTTATGAAACCATTGTGAAGTAAGTCTTCAGCATCATCCTTATCCTTCGAATAATAAAGGCACACCGCATACATTTTGCTTGCAAATGCATTGTACAATTGCTCCTGGGCTTTTCGATTACCCTTTTTGCATGCCTTTACGATATCTGATAAGTCGATTGTCTCCACTCAATTTGTTTTCATCAATGCCAAAGAACTTCAAAGATAGTCATAAGCATGGTTTCATGATTAATTTGTCATATATTAATGGTTAAAAAGTGTTAGCTTTTAAGTCCAAGACATTATTCTGAAATTTCAATCTTGCTTAATAATTGAATACTTTGCCCCGAATAATTGTACTGATAAAATCCATCTTCGCCAATTAATAAAAGATTCCCGTTTAATGGAATTACATCGTACGCGAAAATATTTGGGAAATGTGCTATTTGATGATCATCAATACTTAAGGGATCGCTCACATCATAAACTTTTAATCCTGCACTTCCATCACATATGAAGAGCAAATTCCCATCTACACCAAGCCCATAAGGTCCAACCATTGGGTATGCTTCTATTAGTTTAGGGTTTCGATAATCTTTAATCGAAATGACATTTAATTCATTTACATTATTCTGACAATTGTTCCCCCCCCGTAAAGTAACATAGGCAATCGTATCCTGAATCACGACAGGATCACAACTGGTTACATGCCAAAATTGGCTCAGGTACATAGGTGAAACAGGAACCGAAATATCATAAATCAGCATTCCATTAGTTGTCCCGAAGAACATATGATCTCCCAAAATAAACATGGTTTCAATACCCCATCCGATCCCATTTGATTTTACTAGTACCGGTGACTTAGGAACGGAAATATTATAAATATGTAGATTCGAATTATCGACAATGTATAAGGTTGTCCCTGATATACCGAAACGGGCCATCGATCCTCCTACACCAACTCCACTGCTATTAATACCTTGAGCTGCTGCATCCATCATCGAAAATTCTCTCATCAACGGGTAATAATAAAAAGTGGGGCTTTGCTTAACTTTCTTCACTTCCCAGCCAATTACAACTCCTTTGTCTTCGTCAATCTGAGCTAGAGGATAATCCTCATCATAAGGCGGCAGTATGTAAGGTAATATATCCTCACTTCGATAAACTACTTTAATATCTGTTAAATTTGATAAATCGAGGGCCACCAAATCGATATAACTGTCGGTGTATAAAATTTGTCCTTTTATAGCAATATCAACGGTTCCTGGGATTTCAATAAAACTTATATTTTGAGGTGAACTTGGGTTTGAATTATCAATCACATGAATCCCTTTCATTTGTTCCACGATGAAAATGTAGTTGTCTTTAAAATACATTTTTCCGGGTTTTTTCAATTCCTGAGGTGCAACCTGTTTTACAGCCGACCGGAGTTCTTTATAACTCATGTAAATAGGACTATTTGCCATAAAGATTTCCGATATTTTATCGGTACATGAGT is part of the Bacteroidota bacterium genome and harbors:
- a CDS encoding RNA polymerase sigma factor, with the translated sequence MDLSDIVKACKKGNRKAQEQLYNAFASKMYAVCLYYSKDKDDAEDLLHNGFIKVFQKIEQFKGDGPFEAWIRRVFMNTALELYRKKRILYSINEDIDYPEYIEDGDAVSQLSTSELIKMIQELPPAYQMVFNLYAIEGYSHKEISKMLDIAEGTSKSNLARARMNLQKKVMNQFKLSGRKLHE
- a CDS encoding PorT family protein, whose translation is MSKPDINKENIYRQRLMNAEVSPPPKAWEQIANSMNYADKNRRLIFYRRIIASAAMIIILLSVGIGFLYHKQQTTPANLTKLASDSTVQIIDSGIIVPTPTFRENLAENVPDPEKVVDPMNISTNKSLYAKSDLDDVRKDENQIKISKMTFIAANSIILEFEWSGLLNHPSKGKKQLPIVLEADLNEFLLKNNLIADASRTKNIKNRWSIGGEYSPSYANSSPQRGSGTEAEYDFSNVPGSLPLTNSSEEIVNAYSGGLAVNYILSEKWSIQSGLYYLKQGQEIQNYSVLSNQAAYNNRLSTFTNSGTVEFTSNVLLSRSSPVYQVNVDLNNQISQFNDYLIQQFEFVEIPFIIKYKILNQKIDVYLLGGLNANILVRNNVFIGKGNNQSVGHTNDINSLIYKSSIGISLEYPFSKHFYFNLSPVYKYQLNAINKNNPDAPRTHLIEYKTGISYKF
- a CDS encoding DUF2681 domain-containing protein codes for the protein MKKLAIILGILFIASLSLQAQKREERTTTAKSYKKDEKSEKKAENKSEKNYKPTVKIENRKTINLNTVRSAEKRNTNLNVQRPNNQSKVNRNLNVRPNIQRIGNVDNSNRRIIRTDRRPLSVVRTPNVNNIRIRHGYIDNSNRRYGYLSHHIMNFPMRVRYPFYNNYQLLLMHSYQPQIEYPWAIYESENGDNTASIEGEVIDIEYNRRTNQYILQFGRKSPYQSATVIIPDYLSRQLNYRDLRKLKRDYVSVYGRFTNYGNVPTIILNSFDEFYVNDMTFADFIYNN